One region of Niallia sp. Man26 genomic DNA includes:
- a CDS encoding glycosyltransferase family A protein has protein sequence MINPLISIIIPVYNVEAYITRCLDSLKNQTYKHIEIVVINDGSTDNSLSIVEEIGKTENRIHIYNKENGGQASARNLGISIAKGEYFMFVDSDDYLDNNAVQACVDIVNSQQCDLIVFDYYKVNKQGQKQHIRLGTELHTCSAGPCNKLFSRKLWENYRFPEGYWYEDLGIVPVVVANASNIAKIDQALYFYDVSRETSQTNTINPLKLNDKIYMVENVYKELERQGKLNKNLNKVEYLFIDHLLNGLLFKLMYVEDTTVRMNIAVNIKATMDRYFPKWEASVKHNNKGIKKLMKRIVIHQYLKGQFLLGDVLLKYPKQLKKKIV, from the coding sequence ATGATTAATCCTTTAATAAGTATTATCATACCTGTTTATAATGTAGAAGCATATATAACGAGATGTTTGGATTCACTCAAAAATCAAACGTATAAACATATAGAAATAGTAGTGATAAATGACGGTTCGACTGATAACTCTTTAAGCATTGTAGAGGAAATCGGCAAAACAGAAAATAGAATCCACATTTATAACAAAGAAAATGGCGGTCAAGCGAGCGCTAGAAACTTAGGGATAAGTATCGCAAAAGGCGAATACTTTATGTTTGTGGACAGCGATGATTATTTGGACAATAATGCCGTTCAAGCATGTGTGGATATAGTCAACAGCCAACAATGTGACTTGATTGTGTTTGACTATTACAAAGTGAATAAACAAGGCCAGAAACAGCATATTCGTCTTGGCACAGAACTGCATACCTGCAGTGCCGGACCTTGTAATAAACTGTTTAGCAGAAAGTTATGGGAGAACTATCGTTTTCCTGAGGGCTATTGGTATGAAGATCTCGGGATTGTCCCAGTGGTTGTTGCGAATGCTAGTAATATAGCAAAAATTGATCAAGCACTCTATTTTTATGATGTTTCTAGAGAGACTTCTCAAACGAACACAATTAATCCTTTAAAACTGAACGATAAGATTTATATGGTTGAAAATGTGTATAAAGAATTAGAAAGACAAGGGAAGCTTAATAAGAATCTAAATAAGGTTGAATATTTGTTTATCGACCATCTCTTGAATGGATTATTATTTAAACTCATGTACGTAGAAGATACGACTGTAAGAATGAATATAGCCGTGAATATAAAGGCAACAATGGACCGCTACTTCCCTAAATGGGAAGCTTCCGTAAAGCATAACAATAAAGGGATAAAAAAATTAATGAAAAGAATTGTAATTCATCAATACTTAAAGGGGCAGTTTCTCCTAGGCGATGTTTTATTAAAGTACCCGAAACAGCTTAAAAAGAAGATTGTGTAA
- a CDS encoding helix-turn-helix transcriptional regulator produces MINEKFFASSLGKQIRYARMKKGLSLEQLGERTSMSPNFIGRIERGTSIPKSFTLYKLCKELGINPSFLFIQAEKEYKEQI; encoded by the coding sequence ATGATTAATGAAAAATTTTTTGCAAGTTCATTAGGAAAACAAATCCGCTATGCAAGAATGAAGAAGGGTTTATCCCTTGAACAGCTCGGCGAACGGACAAGCATGAGCCCCAATTTCATCGGCAGGATTGAACGCGGCACATCTATTCCAAAATCCTTTACTCTATATAAGCTATGCAAGGAATTGGGCATCAATCCTAGTTTTCTGTTCATTCAAGCAGAAAAAGAGTACAAGGAGCAAATTTAG
- a CDS encoding competence protein ComK → MANFYDDYEISEKTLALKPAYNLEYSTIVLEGTEEYYVKKTPLELIKQASLFGGAEYDGRRCAVSFLTGIKKKIPIPINPQKNIYAFPTQSPSQMDCHWIFFSHVNLISGASSVSNKSTMIVFQNGRKLEVKESAHILDKQMYRTWMCVKALSGDFPVST, encoded by the coding sequence ATGGCTAATTTCTATGATGATTATGAAATAAGCGAAAAAACCCTCGCCTTGAAACCTGCCTATAATCTGGAGTACAGCACGATTGTCCTTGAAGGAACAGAAGAATACTATGTAAAGAAAACTCCGCTTGAGCTGATCAAGCAGGCCTCCCTTTTCGGCGGGGCTGAATATGACGGACGGCGCTGTGCTGTTTCCTTTCTGACCGGCATTAAAAAGAAAATCCCCATTCCCATCAATCCGCAAAAAAACATCTACGCTTTCCCGACACAATCGCCAAGCCAAATGGACTGCCACTGGATTTTTTTCTCCCATGTTAACCTCATTTCAGGAGCATCCTCTGTCAGCAATAAAAGTACAATGATTGTTTTCCAAAATGGCAGGAAGCTGGAGGTTAAGGAATCGGCTCATATTCTCGACAAACAGATGTACAGAACCTGGATGTGTGTGAAAGCATTGAGCGGTGATTTTCCTGTCAGCACATAA
- a CDS encoding zinc ribbon domain-containing protein — protein MNCVKCGHPNDRDARFCESCGANLQTETGTHPNPVLSKEEAAAAASTTAGQTGSSQAYIEKTKTVSKQYFSYFLTALKNPVQAAANTGKENFINGIITIVLFALMIPLMSYFALKSAFSSYNSGWFSPDISFGAVVIKPLFILLIILALVVLIIFGAVKLGKSSAGFLDVLARFGTFLVVPASFFVIALIISLIGSYSFVFFLLLGLTAFSFVIPLIIYSYKKQSNGGLDAFYSILLSYIAIAIVFMIIGDAALENIEEMLDMMNPFGF, from the coding sequence GTGAATTGTGTAAAGTGCGGGCATCCTAATGATAGGGATGCTAGATTCTGTGAATCATGCGGAGCAAATCTGCAGACAGAAACCGGGACACACCCAAATCCAGTATTGTCCAAAGAGGAAGCAGCTGCAGCGGCTTCAACAACTGCTGGACAGACAGGAAGCAGTCAAGCATATATAGAGAAAACGAAGACTGTTTCCAAGCAATACTTTTCATACTTTTTAACAGCATTAAAAAATCCTGTTCAAGCAGCAGCAAATACAGGGAAAGAGAACTTCATCAATGGAATCATTACAATTGTTTTATTTGCTTTGATGATTCCGCTTATGAGTTATTTTGCATTAAAGAGTGCATTTAGCAGCTATAACAGTGGCTGGTTTTCGCCAGATATCAGCTTCGGTGCTGTTGTAATTAAACCATTATTTATTTTATTAATTATACTTGCATTAGTAGTACTAATTATCTTCGGAGCGGTCAAGCTTGGTAAATCTTCTGCCGGCTTTCTTGATGTACTAGCGAGATTTGGTACATTCTTAGTAGTTCCAGCCTCATTTTTTGTGATTGCACTAATTATTTCCTTAATTGGTTCTTATTCTTTTGTATTCTTCCTGTTGTTGGGATTAACGGCATTCTCCTTTGTGATTCCATTGATTATTTACAGCTATAAAAAGCAGAGTAACGGTGGATTGGATGCATTCTACAGCATTCTTTTATCCTATATTGCGATTGCGATTGTATTTATGATCATTGGTGATGCAGCATTGGAAAACATCGAGGAAATGCTCGATATGATGAATCCATTTGGTTTTTAA
- a CDS encoding Ig-like domain-containing protein: protein MGKIISGFSAFLLLFSIPLSTFAQEENVSLKAASVNTNLNTSLVPRLDISKHLNFDNVEDYPLIRDGAVAGSLTDSVGSTNTVTYIGTSSSETADEAMNLLLAVQNDSTNKDAFLDIEFYTDNNGALDYIGGISNDMSSSFGNMKLGITLPKSLYKNSAYIYLRLGTSKSQSDLYYSDTTYFKVANPFYTGTALNISSGTSYYSLISNESTNAYQSENTGSLEINNDEYTFNKNMEKEAYMLDYVVPFEPEDADKVTTKSTNSVIASYDEGDSKAFWVTNIETNEDYQLTAKLLYSGTYADVWVNNNEITADAAAQLGKEFDDSIHLSVATNFGKESDVNNDGKVNILAYDIKDGFTGSGGYVAGYFSPVDLYNDTNSNKSEIFYIDTYPLMYDAGDIDVSEAYMTLAHEFQHMVSFNQNVFIQGSTQLDTWLDEGLAMAAEQIYSKDILQSRIDYYNYSTSITSGQSLLNWDYYGDTLANYSLSYLFLQYLKYQAGQGDSIFKEIIADTNSNYKAVENIIHKYIDPKLTFGQFMTNFRAALVLKKDSGPYGFKGVSAFDSLKEKLYSGTTTLSLKGGGAVVKGLSSPEDFSVPSTKGADITYTMLTNSSGTDVPTTPTVYAIGDSDTALSGIADPYTTIFITANGTTIGSGAASSNGTFQITIPKQKAGTKLAVYSIDTAGSRSAEAAVTVQDKTAPSKPKVNTVSDSSTNVTGTAEAGSTVQVRSGYSTIGKTTADSKGAFKIAITKQKAGTKLVVNATDKAGNKSGDTSVTVVDKIAPTKPSVSSISDATTYLTGKTEAKAKVYVKRDSTTIGTATADSKGAYKIKIAKQKAGTYLTVYAEDAAHNKSNSVSIKVADKTAPGAPSAKTVTSKSTSISGSAEKGATVYVYRGSKYLGKATVSSNGTYKVKLRKQKKGTSLKLYAKDKAGNKSSYRTIKVK from the coding sequence GTGGGGAAAATAATTTCTGGATTTTCTGCTTTTCTATTACTCTTTTCTATACCTTTAAGTACTTTTGCTCAAGAGGAGAATGTATCTTTAAAGGCAGCTAGCGTTAATACAAACTTAAACACAAGTTTGGTACCTCGGCTTGATATAAGCAAGCATCTTAACTTTGACAATGTGGAGGATTATCCGCTTATCAGGGACGGTGCTGTGGCGGGAAGCTTGACCGACAGTGTCGGCAGTACCAATACAGTTACCTATATTGGCACCTCTTCCTCTGAAACCGCAGATGAAGCGATGAATTTGCTGCTGGCTGTTCAAAATGACAGTACAAATAAGGATGCTTTTTTGGATATAGAATTTTACACAGACAATAATGGGGCCCTTGACTATATCGGCGGCATTTCAAACGATATGTCTTCCTCTTTCGGAAACATGAAGCTTGGAATAACGCTTCCAAAGTCACTTTATAAAAACAGTGCCTACATATACTTGCGTCTTGGCACCTCGAAAAGCCAGTCTGATTTATATTATTCTGATACAACTTATTTCAAGGTAGCAAACCCATTTTACACAGGAACTGCTTTAAACATAAGCAGCGGGACAAGCTATTACAGCTTAATCAGCAATGAATCTACCAATGCTTATCAAAGCGAAAATACTGGGTCATTAGAGATTAACAATGATGAATATACGTTCAACAAAAACATGGAAAAAGAAGCCTATATGCTTGATTATGTCGTTCCGTTCGAGCCAGAAGATGCGGACAAAGTAACGACTAAAAGCACCAATTCTGTAATCGCCTCCTATGATGAGGGCGACAGCAAAGCATTTTGGGTAACAAATATTGAGACAAATGAAGATTACCAGCTGACTGCAAAGCTTCTGTACAGTGGCACCTACGCAGATGTGTGGGTAAATAACAATGAAATTACGGCAGATGCGGCTGCACAGCTCGGCAAGGAATTCGATGATTCTATTCACCTTTCTGTGGCAACAAATTTCGGGAAGGAATCAGATGTTAATAATGACGGAAAGGTTAACATCCTTGCCTATGATATTAAGGATGGGTTTACTGGTAGCGGCGGCTATGTTGCTGGCTATTTCTCACCTGTTGATTTATATAATGATACAAACTCAAATAAGTCAGAGATTTTCTATATTGATACGTACCCGCTCATGTATGACGCAGGCGATATCGATGTGTCTGAGGCTTATATGACACTTGCCCATGAATTTCAGCATATGGTCAGCTTTAACCAAAATGTGTTTATCCAAGGATCTACACAGCTGGACACATGGCTTGATGAAGGGTTGGCGATGGCAGCCGAACAAATCTATTCAAAGGATATCCTGCAAAGCAGGATTGATTATTATAATTACAGCACAAGCATCACATCAGGGCAGTCCTTACTGAATTGGGATTATTACGGGGACACGTTAGCGAATTACTCCCTTTCCTACTTGTTCCTGCAATATTTGAAATACCAGGCTGGCCAAGGGGACAGCATCTTTAAGGAAATTATCGCAGACACAAACAGCAATTACAAAGCAGTCGAGAACATCATTCATAAATATATTGATCCTAAACTAACATTCGGACAATTTATGACGAATTTCCGGGCAGCACTTGTCTTGAAGAAGGATTCTGGTCCGTACGGCTTTAAAGGCGTTTCCGCTTTTGATTCCCTTAAAGAGAAGCTGTACAGCGGGACAACAACTTTGTCTTTAAAAGGCGGCGGTGCTGTTGTAAAAGGATTAAGCTCACCAGAAGACTTTTCTGTACCATCAACGAAGGGTGCCGATATTACGTATACAATGCTGACAAACAGCAGCGGCACAGATGTGCCGACAACGCCGACTGTGTATGCAATAGGTGACAGTGATACTGCTTTAAGCGGGATTGCCGACCCATACACAACCATCTTTATTACAGCAAATGGAACAACAATCGGCAGCGGCGCAGCAAGCAGCAACGGGACGTTCCAAATCACGATTCCGAAGCAAAAGGCTGGCACAAAACTAGCCGTCTATTCAATTGATACAGCTGGCAGCCGCAGTGCAGAGGCAGCTGTTACCGTGCAGGATAAAACAGCACCATCCAAGCCGAAGGTTAACACTGTCAGTGATTCTTCCACAAACGTCACTGGAACTGCTGAAGCAGGTTCGACTGTTCAAGTTCGATCAGGCTATTCAACTATTGGAAAAACAACAGCTGACAGTAAAGGTGCTTTTAAAATAGCAATTACGAAGCAAAAGGCAGGCACAAAGCTGGTTGTGAATGCAACAGACAAAGCTGGCAATAAGAGCGGTGACACATCTGTCACTGTTGTCGATAAAATAGCACCAACAAAGCCAAGTGTAAGCTCGATCAGTGATGCGACAACATATTTGACAGGCAAGACAGAAGCAAAAGCAAAAGTGTATGTAAAAAGAGACAGCACAACAATTGGCACAGCAACAGCCGACAGCAAGGGCGCCTATAAAATCAAAATAGCGAAGCAAAAGGCAGGCACGTATTTAACGGTGTATGCTGAGGATGCTGCCCATAATAAGAGTAATTCTGTTTCTATTAAAGTTGCCGACAAAACAGCACCAGGCGCACCTAGTGCTAAAACGGTCACATCGAAATCAACAAGTATTTCTGGCAGTGCAGAAAAAGGAGCTACCGTTTATGTGTACAGAGGCAGCAAATATTTAGGAAAAGCGACTGTCAGCTCAAACGGAACATACAAAGTAAAATTGCGCAAACAGAAAAAAGGCACTTCCTTGAAGCTGTATGCGAAAGATAAAGCAGGCAATAAGAGTTCTTATCGAACCATAAAAGTAAAATAA
- a CDS encoding class D sortase, with protein sequence MRAANKNRRGNSRKQWILLSLTAAVIIVGVWFTSSNFYPFLKGYFLYKTEQVKADDLPKEEEEKTEAPPAVEEEPEEPADETPLYAEMPTVGDYMGDLLIPKLEATLPIIHGTDEDELEKGVGHFAGSVMPGEEDNTVLSGHRDTVFRRLGEVGKGDLLTVKTAAGEFTYKVKRVRIVDKDDRTVIVPKPKATLTVTTCYPFNYIGDAPKRYILVADLVDKQLNS encoded by the coding sequence ATGCGGGCAGCCAATAAAAACAGAAGAGGAAATAGCCGTAAGCAATGGATTCTTCTTTCATTGACTGCTGCTGTCATTATAGTTGGAGTCTGGTTTACCAGCTCCAACTTTTATCCTTTTTTAAAGGGCTATTTCCTTTATAAGACAGAGCAAGTGAAAGCAGATGATTTGCCGAAGGAAGAAGAGGAGAAAACGGAAGCTCCTCCGGCAGTGGAGGAAGAGCCGGAAGAACCAGCAGATGAGACTCCGCTTTATGCAGAAATGCCAACAGTAGGGGACTATATGGGGGATCTGCTTATTCCGAAGCTAGAGGCGACTCTTCCAATCATTCATGGCACAGATGAAGATGAGCTGGAAAAGGGCGTTGGTCATTTTGCAGGCAGTGTTATGCCTGGTGAAGAGGACAATACGGTGCTTTCCGGCCATCGAGATACTGTGTTTAGAAGACTTGGGGAAGTTGGCAAAGGTGATCTTCTAACAGTGAAGACAGCTGCTGGGGAATTTACGTATAAAGTGAAACGGGTCAGAATTGTTGATAAGGATGATAGAACGGTTATCGTTCCAAAACCGAAAGCAACATTAACTGTCACAACCTGCTATCCGTTTAACTATATCGGAGATGCTCCGAAACGGTATATTTTAGTTGCTGATTTAGTAGATAAGCAGCTGAACAGCTGA
- a CDS encoding processed acidic surface protein, whose product MKRLLCLFTAILLALSLLPVTSFAMESNDKDFEAFLEEIGWEKQDYIDYLESKDWYLEDFESADELGTPLTEESIEPILTDYDLTREELNELLADYGDIEVGQDVLDSEYLLFAEEVYDYVGYYLDDTYGTLINDENLQELVERYGFASADELEEYLQQFDESIDHYEFIEDLDSTVDYYMNGGADLEAEIDELFLSMDLTEEEMDRLLEHFITIYEENPDFEDQLYTLSERMMAFGEFDSADDLTAEQIAELLDISNDMLDILQLDVKYYLVKDGVKKPLSVQSMMTMTSTDGADLLIELYNKQGDFLADIILTNEMFGSEIIKETGKDLQEAEQIVKEIPVKTATKAVEKTVKGGKLPNTASDYLQNTIIGLVIVLAGVVLFRRVWVKGQ is encoded by the coding sequence ATGAAGCGTTTACTTTGTTTGTTTACAGCTATTTTACTGGCTTTAAGCCTTCTGCCTGTAACTTCGTTTGCAATGGAATCTAATGATAAGGATTTCGAAGCATTTTTAGAAGAAATCGGCTGGGAAAAGCAGGATTATATCGATTACTTAGAAAGCAAAGATTGGTATTTGGAAGATTTCGAATCTGCTGATGAGCTGGGCACACCATTAACAGAAGAATCTATCGAGCCAATTTTGACAGACTATGATCTAACAAGAGAAGAGTTAAATGAGCTTCTTGCTGATTATGGTGATATTGAAGTGGGACAAGACGTTCTTGATAGCGAATACCTTCTTTTTGCTGAAGAGGTTTATGATTATGTTGGCTACTATTTAGATGATACTTATGGCACACTTATCAATGATGAGAACCTGCAAGAGCTTGTAGAAAGATACGGCTTTGCATCTGCTGATGAATTAGAAGAGTATCTTCAGCAGTTTGATGAGTCTATCGATCACTATGAATTTATCGAAGACCTTGACTCTACTGTAGATTATTACATGAATGGTGGAGCAGATTTAGAAGCAGAGATTGATGAGCTGTTCCTATCCATGGACCTGACAGAAGAAGAAATGGACAGATTGCTTGAGCATTTTATAACAATTTATGAAGAAAACCCTGATTTTGAGGATCAACTATATACATTGAGCGAAAGAATGATGGCATTTGGTGAATTCGATTCTGCAGATGACCTGACAGCAGAGCAAATTGCTGAGCTATTGGATATCTCGAACGACATGCTGGATATTTTGCAGCTTGATGTGAAGTATTATCTTGTTAAAGATGGTGTGAAAAAACCATTATCTGTACAAAGCATGATGACGATGACGTCAACAGATGGTGCAGACTTGCTGATTGAGCTTTACAATAAACAAGGTGATTTCCTGGCAGATATCATTCTGACGAATGAAATGTTCGGTTCTGAAATAATCAAAGAGACTGGTAAAGACCTTCAAGAAGCAGAACAAATCGTAAAAGAAATTCCAGTAAAAACAGCTACTAAAGCGGTTGAAAAGACTGTAAAGGGCGGAAAGCTGCCAAACACTGCTTCTGACTACTTGCAAAATACAATCATTGGACTTGTGATTGTGCTTGCTGGTGTTGTGTTGTTTAGACGTGTTTGGGTGAAAGGACAATAA
- a CDS encoding DUF4304 domain-containing protein: protein MLSDQRREMLTALKEVVIPVLRRQGFKGSLNHFRRRNKNNIDLITFQFNKWGGSFIVELAVCPKEATTMIWGKEILPNKVTAHHMNNRYRLGSKSIDQEGIWFDYENAVTKEDYQKVAERMLKLLNTADVDWNSSLFK, encoded by the coding sequence ATGCTGTCAGATCAAAGAAGAGAAATGCTCACTGCGTTAAAAGAGGTAGTCATTCCTGTTTTAAGGCGACAAGGCTTTAAAGGTTCTCTTAACCATTTCAGAAGAAGGAATAAAAACAATATTGATTTAATTACCTTCCAATTCAATAAATGGGGAGGTTCATTTATTGTGGAGTTAGCTGTTTGTCCTAAAGAGGCAACAACCATGATTTGGGGAAAAGAGATTCTGCCTAATAAGGTTACAGCTCATCATATGAATAATCGGTACAGACTGGGAAGTAAATCAATAGATCAAGAGGGCATTTGGTTTGATTATGAAAATGCCGTAACAAAGGAAGATTATCAAAAAGTGGCAGAAAGGATGCTGAAGCTGCTTAACACGGCAGATGTAGATTGGAATTCTTCCTTATTTAAGTGA
- the sinI gene encoding DNA-binding anti-repressor SinI gives MIDNQELDTDWIELISYAKEIGMSIEEIRKILTILKPA, from the coding sequence ATGATAGACAATCAAGAGCTAGATACAGATTGGATAGAATTGATTTCATATGCTAAGGAGATAGGTATGTCCATAGAGGAAATTAGAAAGATTCTCACTATACTTAAACCTGCTTAA
- a CDS encoding ketose-bisphosphate aldolase, with protein sequence MLVNMKQLLEVAQEHQFAVGAFNVADSNFLRVVVEEAEKNNSPAIIAVHPTELDFTKDDFFHYVLARIKNSHVPFVLHLDHGDSVESIMRAIHVGFSSVMIDGSLLPLEENIRVTKQIVDIAHPLGVSVEGELGTIGNTGTTIEGGVTEVIYTRPEDAREFVESTGVDTLAVAIGTCHGIYPKDMKPQLRMDILRQIKEVVDIPLVLHGGSANPDEEIAEAVKIGIQKVNISSDYKYAFYKKCREILAETELWDPNAIYPDCIDAAKEVVQYKMNLFQSVDKADVYRRENVRAWRTAQL encoded by the coding sequence ATGTTAGTAAACATGAAGCAATTATTAGAAGTGGCACAGGAGCACCAATTTGCGGTAGGAGCCTTTAATGTAGCGGACAGTAATTTCTTAAGAGTGGTTGTCGAAGAGGCAGAGAAAAACAACTCACCAGCTATTATCGCCGTTCACCCGACAGAGCTAGATTTCACAAAGGATGATTTCTTTCACTATGTACTTGCCCGGATCAAAAACAGTCATGTGCCATTTGTGCTTCATCTCGATCATGGCGATAGTGTGGAAAGTATTATGAGAGCTATCCACGTCGGCTTTAGCTCTGTCATGATTGACGGTTCGCTTCTACCTCTTGAAGAAAATATCAGAGTTACAAAGCAAATCGTTGATATCGCCCATCCTCTTGGCGTGTCAGTAGAAGGAGAGCTAGGAACAATTGGCAATACAGGCACAACAATTGAAGGTGGCGTAACCGAGGTTATTTACACAAGACCAGAAGATGCGAGGGAATTCGTTGAAAGCACTGGTGTTGACACATTAGCAGTCGCAATCGGCACTTGTCACGGTATTTATCCAAAAGACATGAAGCCACAGCTGCGCATGGATATTTTGCGCCAAATCAAAGAAGTTGTTGATATCCCGCTAGTTTTGCATGGCGGCTCTGCCAACCCAGATGAGGAGATTGCCGAGGCAGTCAAAATCGGCATTCAGAAGGTTAATATCTCCTCAGATTATAAATACGCCTTCTACAAAAAGTGTCGTGAAATACTTGCTGAAACAGAACTGTGGGATCCAAATGCTATTTATCCTGATTGCATTGACGCTGCAAAAGAGGTTGTTCAATATAAAATGAATCTGTTCCAGTCAGTGGATAAAGCAGATGTGTATAGACGGGAGAATGTGCGGGCTTGGAGAACGGCACAGCTGTAA
- a CDS encoding class II fructose-bisphosphate aldolase, whose amino-acid sequence MYVSMKGMLARANKGKYAVMAINCFNLETAKAVILAAQELRAPVIIDLLQDHLQAHLGSKLLTQPIIEMARDASVEVAINLDHGKDVGFVKRCLRDGFSSVMMDASAYPLEQNIEITKKMVEFAQTYDASVEGEIGNIGSVSRNNLTNDDMYTDPDAAIEYARRTGIDALAISYGSSHGDYPDGYVPPFRFDIVEKIKAETNIPLVLHGGSGCGEANIKKSIALGINKINVGSDFMKAQVNSIQEYLKENETVDYVRLIQGTVDAGKEMVKYYMDLSESTGKSL is encoded by the coding sequence ATGTATGTTTCCATGAAAGGCATGCTCGCACGTGCCAACAAAGGAAAATACGCTGTGATGGCTATCAATTGCTTCAATTTAGAGACAGCAAAGGCCGTCATATTAGCAGCTCAAGAATTAAGAGCGCCTGTTATCATTGATCTTCTGCAAGACCATTTACAAGCACATCTTGGCAGTAAATTGCTGACACAGCCGATTATCGAAATGGCACGCGACGCAAGTGTTGAGGTTGCAATTAATCTCGACCATGGCAAGGATGTAGGCTTTGTGAAAAGATGCTTAAGAGACGGCTTTTCAAGTGTGATGATGGATGCATCTGCTTATCCGCTTGAACAAAATATTGAGATTACCAAAAAGATGGTTGAATTTGCTCAAACCTATGATGCCAGTGTGGAAGGAGAGATTGGCAATATCGGCTCTGTTTCCCGCAATAATCTCACCAATGATGATATGTACACAGACCCGGATGCAGCTATTGAGTATGCAAGACGAACAGGAATTGATGCTTTAGCGATTTCTTATGGCTCAAGTCATGGCGACTACCCAGACGGCTATGTGCCGCCATTCCGCTTTGATATAGTCGAGAAAATCAAAGCAGAAACAAATATACCCCTTGTCCTTCATGGTGGCTCAGGCTGCGGAGAAGCAAATATTAAAAAGTCAATTGCCCTTGGCATCAATAAAATCAATGTTGGTTCTGATTTCATGAAGGCTCAAGTCAACAGCATTCAAGAATACTTAAAGGAAAATGAGACTGTCGATTATGTTCGCCTTATCCAAGGTACAGTCGATGCTGGCAAGGAAATGGTTAAATATTATATGGATTTATCTGAGTCAACAGGCAAGTCTTTATAA